The sequence TTCGCATAAACAAGAATCATTTCCACGGAAATGAAAAACCTTGAAATCTAATAATTCGAATTCAGTGGCAAAtccacaaaaaaaaggaaaaaaaaaaaaagcagactttaattctcaaaatatacaaattaatcCCATTGAACATCATAGCTCAAAAATCAATAGCTCGGATTCGTAAATCAATTGTCCTTTGCAATCAATCTTTCATCGTTTCAaaagattaaacaaaaaataaatagatccaaaatgccaaaaaacaaaaaaagaagctaaCACAAAACACTAATTCACAgacaaatatatgtatacatagacATATTATCTATATAATCCAGAAATACATAAATCTCCAACCTGAGATCTGAGCTCCGACAAACAGGAAAACGCAAGATCCATAAAAGAAACGCCGTTTTTCACCGCGGTCTCCGATTCAGTTGATGCAAGGCGGGACCCATttcgcctttttttttgtttttgtttttttcctcttctctcccaaaaaaaacaaccaatCACCAAGATAACACTGAAACTACCtaattggaagaggaagaagaagaagaaggggaaaaaaaaaaaaaaaatgaagtcccccccaaaaaaaaaaaaaaaaaaaggcgaacAAGTTCCCGACCTGCACCAAGCGAATTAGAGACCACCGATAAACCATATCAaacgccaccaccaccaccagatTACAATATCAAATAATCAATCCAACTAAAGCTAATAACAACAATCTCTTCGATGAGAGAgaatctagagagagagagagagagagagaaggaaaagtttttacttttttcctttctttgcttccatttttttttttttttttttgggtttaattttattttctttttctggtttTGAAGAGGAAAAAACCGAACCCTACGATTGCGAATGATAAACGAGTGTGTGGGTTTGTATCAGCCGGGAGTGACATTGTGGTAATTTAAACTCCACTTAGCCAATAAAATGCGGACGCGTGGCCAGCCGACCGACCGATAGACAAACGACTACAGGTGGGCTCTTCATTTCCTTCGTTTTGAAAAAGCTGGGGGCCGGGCTCCGCGATTCCTCATCGAATCCCTTTTGAGAGGtggagggaaaaaataaaaaaataaaaaataaaataaaatgtggtGACCTTTGCTGGATTTTAACTTCCGGCCTTGGATTTCCATTTTATTTACGAAAAAACCGTACCATCCAATGACGTGGAGTGTGCGCACGTGGTCTTGTACCTGACACCCCTAACGTGTTCCATAAATGGTAAAGGTGTGCGGCCGTGGGGATCTAACATTGGATATTTGATTTGTATGTTTAGATTTACTGTCAAATGTTGATTGACGCAATTACCCCTAATCTTGCATCATAAAGGGCAGGGGTATATTCGTATTTTAACCTAGCCTCCCCTTCCTCTCTCAGAAACACAGTAGGGAAAGAGAGTCAGCCTCCTCCGGCCCTCAGAGAGACTCATGACAAGTCTCTTGCTTTTCTCTTTTCGGTTTTTGATTcaatctttttttcatttttgaggtatttttcatatattcttttattttggtatttttaattttccttttggtGATTATCAAATAAGTATGTTTGTTAATTATGTCCTTTGAAGTGCATGTAgtaattgttcttttttattttttattttttaagttcaaatctcgttactattttttaaaattcctaCCAGTTTTAGTTTTAGAACTTGCAAGCATGCCCCTCTTATCTTATGAATTTTGTATACagcttttatagttttatttcaACATTTAAAGAACAGTTTGCGAaagattttatttatgtttgaaatTCTGATTGAGATTGGAGTTCTTTGTTATAGAATTTTGATCATGGGATTCTTGAATTAAGTTTCTAATACCTCAAAAACGTGCCCTATTAAACCAATATACAACATCTGTATAACAATCCTAAATATTCATGTGTTTTTGTATAAACATAAATCAAGATTGTtacttaataaaaatattaaaaatatagtatatattGCATTAGTGCAGTTAACCCTGTTTTCCTTTTGAAGCTTGTGCTTCCTTGTAATAATGTTTTTGTTACACCACTCTGTGGCTATTTAGCCTGTCTTGCACCAGAGCATGCtttcaagtttttaaaaaattgtttgtgAATGCAAATTGTACTGCTAAATTCATTGTTCATGAATCAATAGCTTCGATCTTTATCTGTCTCAGTATGAATATTCTGCATATCCATCAAATATCctaattgtttttaaatagtaaagtgtcaaagttataattattatctttttactttttgtgtCTTCTTTGGTTATATGGATCATAAACAAATTTTATGGCAGGATATAAATACAATCCTAAACGCTTCTGTCTTGACTTTATAGGAGATTAAAAGAGCGGTGAGCACAAGGTAGTGGCACCACATAATTGGTGGGTTGTTTCCCAATCTTGAGAACCCTAAGCAAGGTAGTTCATAATCGTTGCCATTACCATCCATCATCAAAGCTCACTAGGTGGTTTAGACTTCCAGGAAATATGCAGGGACAGGATCCCTCTTATGATGATGAAAAATCTCTGGAGAAGAAGCCGAGCATCTTGTTCATTGGATCCTCTAACGTCGGCAAGCGCACTCTCCTCTCTCGTATGCTGCTTTCCCTTtcactctttctttgtttttcttattccttTGTTAGTCAAAGATTCTAATCtggtttttgaatttatatGTGTTTCAATTGTCTTTTTATGTCTTTTGTTTCTTAATATTCAAATGATTGTTCTTTTTTGTTGCTTCGCATTTTTCTTAGATTAGAATTCTGCCTGTAAAGTTGTGCTCTCTAGTGTGTATGTAAATTGGCTGAAAATATGATTATGTAGGCCTAGTCTCTGTGGATTTTGAAGATGCTTCTGATTCATCATCATCAGAAGTGTTACTCCATGGGTAAGTTAGTAgtgtttcttcattttattttatgaatggGTAAGTTAGTAgtgtttcttcattttattttatgaacttTTGATCCAATCATTGTGCTGCTCTGTTGGTTTCTTGTAAGCAGCTGGACTATCAACACAAAGTACTACATGGCTGATGTTTCCATATGCATCGCTCATCTTCATGATGGATTCTCCATATCCACGCTTCCAACATATACCCAATTGGCTGCCCTTGTTATGGTCTTTGACATGACTGATGTAAGTCTCTTACCGTTCACACTATGTTACTTGTTTCTTCTTGATGTTTCATTCTCATTTCATTTTGGGCTTGTCTTGAGACGGTGCATTTCCTTTTGTGACATTATTTTCAGCCGCTGTCATTTGCTGTACTTAGGGATTGGGTATCTCACAATGATCTTCAAAATTTCGAGATATTATTATGCATAGGAAACAAAGTTGATCTTGTTCCAGGTCATCCCGTGCATTCTGAATACAGAAGGCACCTCCTAAAGGTTGGAGAATTGTCTGATGACTCTCATATTGAGTTTGCTGAATATGGAATTTCTGAGACCGAAGGTAGTAGCTTGTTGGGAGAAGATGAATCCTCGTGGGAGACCAGAAGATCATGTTTGGAGTGGTGCACTGAGCATAACATTGAGTACATTGAAGCATGTGCATCAAATGCTGACTTCGACAAATGTAAGGCCTTTACACTGCCTTGTCCTGCATTCAGATGTTCACAACTATGGTTAAATCAAGTTAGATGTCTTGTAAAAAAAACTGAGGAATATGCTTACTCTGATTATATTCAGAACTTTGATGTGCTTTAGGTTATGATAGCTTTATAGAATCACCTTCACCTTGCTTCATAATAGCTTTATAATACGTGCACAATTCAGAGTTGTATAAAACTTAAGCGAAAACATGTGATAAATTTATGGAGTTATAATTGGTTCCCTGAATAGGAAGGATTCAACTAACTTGAGATTTTGTTGCAAGTGAAAAAAATCATAACCATCTTTATTATGTGTGTCAAAACTTTTTTCTATAAACATTACTATTTGTTATACATCGATGAGATAAAGATGATTTGTTTGACAGGTTTATCAGTTGATGGCGATTCACAAGGAGTTGAGCGAATCTTTGGTGCTCTCTCTGCTCACATGTGGCCTGGAATGATTCTAAAGTCCGGTGATAAGATAAACAAACCATCATTGCCTGAAAATGAAGGTTTTATACACAACTTATTTACCTTTTGCTTGTGTTTGACTTGTTAACCAGAATGCTAAATCTTTCTGTTCTCTCATATCAGTCTTGTCAGATGAAGAGTCTGAATACGAAGTTGAGTATGAAATTTTATCTTCTGGCTCAGCTGAACCGTGGGACAATACAAATATAAGATGGGTTTCTGCAGATGGTCTTGCCACCACCTGTGACATAGAGACAACCTCAGAGAATGGAACCAAATCTGATAAGGAAAAGCTGCAGCCGTCTACATCAACGACTTCATTGCATAATGAGATTGGCAATGGAGCTGTACCACATGAAGAAGAACATGACGACAAGAAGAATCCAGATGAGAGTTCACATTTTGACTTTGAGGATTTGGAACAGTTGATGTCTGAGATTGGAAACCTGCGGGGCAATTTGAGGTTGATGCCTGATTTTCAGCGTAGAGAAATGGCCGCAAAGCTAGCATTGAAAATGGCTTCCATGTTTGGAGGTGGCAGTGATGATGAGGAGATGGAAACTTGATGCAactattaaatagaaatataatatttttggtaTATGAGTTAAAAGTAATTTGATTTGGAAAAGCTGGTTAATCCCTTATTATTATATCTTAGCACTCTTTTGTATATACGAAATAGAAATAGTAAAATcaatcttttcttcttcttcttcttcttcttctttttttggctcCAGTTAATTGCTTTCCTCCTTTTATTTTCACATCCTTTGTTTGAATGATTTTTTGAAGTTCATATCTAAAAATTCATATCTGTCTTGGTTGGACTAGCCAACTTCGCCATTTTTTTGGTCTTCCTACATTGGAAGAGCAAGAGTTgtcatcttttatttttggtaattaactCTATGTTATTATCTACATATTCCTCCAAACGCATTCTTGTATAAGATATAGAATGGAGGAggattttataaattcaaaagcACCGATGATGAAAATGGAGGCTTCCCTGCAACAACACAGTAGCCGCTTTCCAAACCCAATAGGTttcctttttagttttattaaaaattacgCGATTATGTAGTCTTTTATTATCCTAATTTTGCTTTAATTTCATTCCTCTtcgaaaataaattttcttctgATCCACAACAGATATGTTCCTGAACACATTCGAAGTGGAAAATACTACAGAATATCATGGCGCTTGGATGATATGATGGTAAacattatatctatatatctctCAAACGCAAGCTCTATCCTTAGACttcaaaaatttattcttattattattataactcgTTTTAGAGGCTTATTAATTCAAACAAAATGTAATATGATTTGCTTTTTGAGTGAAGTTGATTTTAAGGGAAAGttttaatttgtcttttttttgtaTGCATTGAAAGAGTGAAAATACTTGTAGGTGAATGTGAGATTGATTCGTGTTTTTGTATTGTTCGGTGGTAAAATTAGATATTTTGTTAATATCATTAACTGCCTTGGAAAAGGAAGACAGATCGTCAATTACATAGAAAGCTAAAGTCTTTGATTTTGACACTTTGGatgaaaaggccaaaaaaaaaatgtgaaaaaaagcTCGACCAGAATATCAGAATGTGCTATAAAGCCTATAAAAAAGTATAATTGCACCAAAAGCAGAGTGTGAGAGTTACGATCAATGAGACCTCAAATTGACCTCAAATTTTAtgtacaaataatatatatatatatattgatcatatatattttgtagcACTAGTGTTAACACATAATATAATACATACTTAAAGACAAACCTATATGCAACCTAACTTATCCCTTTTGGAATTCCAGTTGGGAATaatcatggtattaaaattttcttccctaatatatatatatatatatatatataagcttcaGATCCTTCTAGTAGGATATACATTCTTTATTGTCAaacttttcttatttattattgttgctGGAATTTATTAGAAACTTCCCTTCACACAAAATGTAGGTTTACACTTaattagcaaaataaataaatgaacaaataaaaatagaatagtGGGCatccattattaaataaatgaagagCGGTGGGGACCGACAAGGCTGGGTGAGAAAAGAATGGCGTGAATCCGAAAAAGttgtttttgtctgttagtggcAGTCTCTTTACTTTTCCTTTCCGTCACGGGCTAACCGGCTTTACTCCACCACCCTTTTGGGCCACGCCTTCCCAAacaattattttaaagttttttttttttttttcctaataaaatGCAAGCTAATCTCTTTCTCCGCCGCTTATGAACAGGATAATTAGTGatcgaatatttttatttatgttataaaaatatggatttgaatcataaaaataataaaaatttaaaaataatttataatttttaaaaaaaatttctctctctgcGACGAAgaaggaaaaagggaaaaaaatggcAGCTACATgtcaatatatttgatttttattttttctattaaatgacatattatttgtttaatttaattatttattagtataaattaatgacaattataatatattagagatattaaataaataaaaataaaaaattactacaATTATAAACTATCGTATACAAATGCCAAATAACTTTAgtgttcatattttttttttctccaatctATTCatagttaattaaaatatttaactaacattggtaaacaattaaaataaataaattatatatggtttagtaaaaaaaaaagacttaaatatctaataaataCTAACATACACttaatataaacaaattatatagaaaaatataaaaaaaaaattaaaattaaaaactagccatgttatcaaaagatattttattttcgGATTTCgttatattacatatattttattattttgagatatatatatatatatatatatattaccaaaacAATGATTCTTACGTTAACAACTTATATCTCCAACTATGCTTGAAATTTGATATTCTATTCGTATAAATtgatcaataaaaattataaaaacataaacacaaacatgattttacataaaattttggttttaaaatttatccaaaaaaatagcGAAAATATGTTACtttacattttagaaaaaggCAAATGCCACATTGgttatatgtatatagacaCAAACTTTCCTTAAAATGAGcggaaattttatgaaattaaaaatccaaaaaaataaaattggaaaaggaaaacaaacaaaTGGTTGGTCTTGGAGAGGAAATGCAAATGCGTGCGAGAAAGGTTACTTTTATCAACCACTCGAAATGGctgaaaaaattttttaaaaaaatcattttatttttttttcactcaaccGCTCAACCAAACCCACAAAATATCCGCTTTTTCACCTTTTCTCatttattgttctttttgttcATTTCGCATCCTCTTCCTGTTTCTTTTTCTCTCGTATTGATTGCAAAAAGTCACAAACTTTCCATTTTTATTATGTCTCATACTCCATTAAACTTCTCGACTACCCCATCATTTTATGTCCATCCCTCGTGCCTCCCACCTGGACCTTTCCAGCTTTATCGGAATGGCTCTAAACAATCATGAGACCCCCCAAACGGGAATTATTTGTTCATTTGCTTTATTGAAATAAACGTTTATTTCTTTTACATTGAAATTGTTAGATTCGAATTCACGATATGAAAAAGtaatatgtttatattattagttaaaattttaatataatctaaatataaataaataaatttaaaaaatatatatataattaaatataaattataaataatgatGCTTATCATTTAGTAAGTATTTTGGAATgattaattagtatatatatcTAGTCTAACATTATTCTTTAACTATATCATAGAGAATAATTATGACTTTTGTGAAAATCCTTCTTCCCCACTTTGTAATcatgcaaaattatatttatacgtATAGAATAGGATTAGTATGTATCTTTAGAAATATAACGTAATTCCAAAAAACAATACAAATACTGCCAAAAATGAGGGCCATATTTACGAAACATCACCATCACCAACGTTGCCTATCTTCGCGTCCAAGCGAATTTTCCCAATGTAGTGCCTTGCTCACTcattttatcttaaattttattGGTCTCTAATCACCAATATTCATTATACACgttaatatgaaaaatcaacTATCGATTTTTTAGAATAgaaatttttgatatataaCTTAGGAGAAAGACGTTTTTTGAAAGAACTAAACAAGATTTGTTTTAAAGAGAGTGAATATAACAAGTTGATATTTTCCTCTTAAATTTAATTCCTAAGAATTCAACCCACCTAACCTGTTTCTGGTATGATAATTATTGATGGTGTGTTCTCATGTCGATCACTCTTGTATTCaataatttcaatattaaaaatcaaagtaaataaaaatttcctaaatatttctcaTTAATAGGTGAGGAGTATTTTTTCCTTCatgggattttattttttatttttttaatctaaagaTTGAAATTCGGGCTAACAATAGTTTCTAGAAACTAGTGACTTTGTTTGAGTATAAAAGATTTTAAGCCATTTAAACTTACAGCCAATGATGCTTAGCCTATTAGATTTAGATGTCCAGCCTACCATGTTAGCTCTTGATAACAGCCTACTATGTCATTCATAAATTTGCTTATCCTGTAGTTGTTAGGtttgaattaattattgatatgtAGTTTATCTACATAAGACAATGATTCACCCAAAAAATCTGTATGAGAAAATGAATTCATTTCACATGTTACTAACTAAATAAAAGAGTAATActactaaaaaaagaaagaataggaGATTAATACCACCAGGCCGGttatataaaatactttttCAATAAGATTGATTCGCTTTCTATTGCTGGCGAATCACAGCTTACCAACATCTCTATGGTATATATGGGCAAATATAGAAAAGAGCAAGACAAACATAAACACTTCCCGTTGTCGCTCCCACCTTCAACTGCCTCCTCGTTTGCATGTTTTATATTATCAATTGGTTACTAGATTACTTaactaaatctttttttttttgttttttgggggggtCAAATACTTAACTACAACTAATGAGAGATTGGGTAATAACAGATTTGAATTTAGAGAAACTTTTTTGGTCAGTTTGACGACAAAATGAAAAGTTAGATATTGTACCCACTTGTGCAAAAGGCCAAAATCCCTAAAGTCccttttaaaaaacaatatctTTTTGGGGCATCAAATCAGACACGTCTGGTATTAGATGTATTCAGAGTAAAGACTAGTTACAACGCTTACTGTTTTTCTTGTAGATTTTCAGGCAATTTTTCTTCTAATGAATGGTGTTCCTTGTAATCGTGACACGTAGACATCCTAGGGAGACTAGACGAAAGCCTTTTCCGTAACGGACAAATTTTCACTTTCCCCGATTTTTTTgccaaacaaaattaattagaaaaagggaagaaaattaaaactCCCATAAAAGTGAAACATAATCTAATATCTCATTATGTTTAAACAAAATCAACCATGTACTTTCggtaaattgaaaaataaattaaattaattttctttttttataaacaaattttCAACCTCCGTATGGTTCTTTATGGACGGGTCATTCTAGGCAGTATATGAACCGCCAGAGCTTGAAGCCCGGACGGAATATCCACAACCCAAAGGCTGGCCGGCGAAACCGCTACATCGACAACCACAATCTCTCCGCCGCCAGCAGAAACCGCGCAAACTCTGCCACCGCCGGCGACCATCTGCACGGCGCCTATGAGTCTATCCGACTCCATTATACGGATCCAACAATCCCTTACGGTATCGTACTTCCTCAAAGCACCGTCTCTCTCATCCACCACGAACATCTCCTCCTCATCCATGGCGGCCACCGGACCTCTCCACCCGGCGATCATTCCGTCCGGCATGTCCTCCCAAACGTCCGCCTCCATATTGTAAACGACGCCGTTTTTGGCGGCGCTCCCTTTCACATTGACCATGCAAAGCTTCCCTCTCCAGCCCACCGCCTCTATGGCTTCTCTGCTGAACCTCCCGTCCCTCAATCCGCTCAATCTTTCCCATTCCCAATTGTTCTTCAAATCGAGCCTCTCCGCCGACCGAGCGACGTCAATGGAGTAATGGGTTCCGATCCCGCTCGCCACGTACACCGAACCTCG comes from Ziziphus jujuba cultivar Dongzao chromosome 6, ASM3175591v1 and encodes:
- the LOC107431106 gene encoding uncharacterized protein LOC107431106 isoform X2; the protein is MADVSICIAHLHDGFSISTLPTYTQLAALVMVFDMTDPLSFAVLRDWVSHNDLQNFEILLCIGNKVDLVPGHPVHSEYRRHLLKVGELSDDSHIEFAEYGISETEGSSLLGEDESSWETRRSCLEWCTEHNIEYIEACASNADFDKCLSVDGDSQGVERIFGALSAHMWPGMILKSGDKINKPSLPENEVLSDEESEYEVEYEILSSGSAEPWDNTNIRWVSADGLATTCDIETTSENGTKSDKEKLQPSTSTTSLHNEIGNGAVPHEEEHDDKKNPDESSHFDFEDLEQLMSEIGNLRGNLRLMPDFQRREMAAKLALKMASMFGGGSDDEEMET
- the LOC107431106 gene encoding uncharacterized protein LOC107431106 isoform X1; translation: MQGQDPSYDDEKSLEKKPSILFIGSSNVGKRTLLSRLVSVDFEDASDSSSSEVLLHGWTINTKYYMADVSICIAHLHDGFSISTLPTYTQLAALVMVFDMTDPLSFAVLRDWVSHNDLQNFEILLCIGNKVDLVPGHPVHSEYRRHLLKVGELSDDSHIEFAEYGISETEGSSLLGEDESSWETRRSCLEWCTEHNIEYIEACASNADFDKCLSVDGDSQGVERIFGALSAHMWPGMILKSGDKINKPSLPENEVLSDEESEYEVEYEILSSGSAEPWDNTNIRWVSADGLATTCDIETTSENGTKSDKEKLQPSTSTTSLHNEIGNGAVPHEEEHDDKKNPDESSHFDFEDLEQLMSEIGNLRGNLRLMPDFQRREMAAKLALKMASMFGGGSDDEEMET